In Candidatus Nitronauta litoralis, one DNA window encodes the following:
- a CDS encoding response regulator — protein MVDFGQLKFLLVEDDQVDVKNVKRAFKKNNITNPLYIAGNGEEALEMLRGSKDGEPEIPSPHIILLDLNMPKMNGIEFLQELRKDPKLKPISVYILSTSDEEKDILKAYNLNVAGYILKPLDFTKFIKTISTLDSFWKLCQFPKEIKPE, from the coding sequence ATGGTTGATTTTGGACAACTCAAATTTCTCCTGGTAGAAGATGATCAGGTCGATGTGAAAAATGTCAAAAGAGCTTTTAAAAAAAATAATATAACCAACCCGCTTTATATTGCAGGAAATGGAGAAGAAGCCCTGGAAATGCTCAGGGGGAGTAAAGACGGAGAGCCGGAAATTCCTTCGCCGCATATTATTTTGCTTGATCTGAACATGCCAAAAATGAACGGTATTGAATTCCTTCAGGAATTGCGTAAAGACCCAAAGCTGAAACCCATTTCCGTATATATTTTATCCACTTCGGATGAAGAAAAGGATATTCTAAAAGCCTATAACCTTAATGTGGCCGGGTATATTTTGAAGCCTTTGGATTTCACTAAATTCATTAAAACTATATCTACATTGGATTCATTCTGGAAACTTTGCCAATTTCCAAAAGAAATAAAACCCGAATAA
- a CDS encoding GHKL domain-containing protein, translated as MKSPEQIDAHLHWFHWVIVSLSIILTMLAWWFTKTQVDEKIEGKFRRESQQAIELISERMQKYEDALWAGVSAIQAKGGDISAAEWRVFEQSFGVEVKYPGVLGLGVIFYVPQHKLKGFLEKQRMERPDFHIHPPHDEKEFFPITYIEPVENNSKAVGLDMVHETNRYTAAKKARDTGEAQITGPIVLVQDEKRTPGFLFFTPFYAGGKYESLEERRKNFIGMVYAPFIAEVLMNGVLMKEELHVGFRLRDGKETLYDQFGENQKEYDQNPLFKKTISIDWYGRKWEFDIQTTQSFKKATDSFQPLTILIGGIIIDALIIFLILALSRTNKRAIDFANSINKKLIDQAVFLKKSNEDLEQFAYVVSHDLKAPLRAINNLSDWIAEDLGENLESETKENIVTLKNRVARMENLIQGILNYSRAGTAGSEKMYCNIEEIVSNALSLMEGYTNISIDIGKNIPNVFADPTQLTQVFVNLISNAIRHSDAPGGKIKVSAKQYQKDERYIEILVANEGKKIPQEYADRIFKMFQTLEARDEKESTGVGLTIVKKIVENHSGRVCLLDTADLLTTFQVLWPKCFQLEAPLAGH; from the coding sequence TTGAAAAGTCCAGAGCAAATAGATGCCCACCTTCACTGGTTTCACTGGGTGATCGTTTCCTTGTCAATAATTTTGACGATGCTTGCCTGGTGGTTTACCAAAACCCAGGTTGATGAAAAAATTGAAGGCAAATTTCGCAGGGAATCACAGCAGGCGATAGAATTGATTTCAGAAAGAATGCAGAAATATGAAGATGCGCTGTGGGCCGGAGTTTCAGCTATCCAGGCAAAGGGGGGTGATATTTCTGCGGCCGAGTGGAGAGTTTTTGAGCAAAGTTTTGGTGTGGAAGTGAAATATCCTGGTGTATTGGGTCTAGGTGTGATTTTTTACGTCCCACAGCATAAATTAAAAGGTTTTCTTGAGAAGCAAAGAATGGAGCGGCCAGACTTCCATATTCACCCTCCTCATGATGAAAAGGAGTTTTTCCCAATAACCTATATTGAACCCGTAGAGAATAATTCTAAAGCCGTTGGTCTTGATATGGTTCACGAGACCAATCGTTACACTGCAGCAAAAAAAGCACGTGACACAGGGGAAGCACAGATAACAGGCCCCATTGTTCTTGTTCAAGACGAAAAAAGAACGCCCGGTTTTCTGTTTTTTACTCCATTTTATGCCGGGGGGAAATATGAGTCTCTGGAAGAGAGGCGAAAAAATTTTATAGGAATGGTTTACGCCCCTTTTATAGCTGAAGTTTTAATGAATGGGGTGTTGATGAAGGAAGAACTCCATGTCGGTTTCAGGTTACGTGATGGGAAGGAAACTTTGTATGACCAGTTTGGTGAAAACCAAAAAGAATACGATCAGAACCCTCTCTTTAAAAAAACAATTTCAATAGACTGGTATGGAAGGAAATGGGAGTTTGATATACAAACGACCCAATCTTTTAAAAAAGCCACGGATAGCTTTCAACCCCTTACAATACTTATTGGAGGGATTATCATTGATGCATTAATCATTTTTTTGATTTTGGCGTTATCGAGAACAAATAAACGAGCTATTGATTTTGCAAATTCCATAAATAAAAAATTAATTGACCAGGCGGTTTTTCTTAAAAAATCAAATGAGGATTTGGAGCAGTTTGCCTATGTGGTTTCACATGATTTAAAAGCACCTCTCAGAGCAATCAATAATCTTTCCGATTGGATTGCTGAAGATCTAGGCGAAAACCTGGAGAGCGAGACTAAAGAAAATATTGTTACACTGAAGAACAGAGTCGCAAGAATGGAGAATCTTATTCAGGGGATTCTAAACTATTCACGAGCGGGGACGGCCGGGTCAGAGAAAATGTATTGCAATATAGAAGAAATTGTCAGTAATGCGCTTTCCCTGATGGAAGGGTACACCAATATCAGTATCGACATTGGTAAGAATATTCCAAACGTTTTCGCAGACCCAACCCAATTAACTCAGGTGTTTGTCAATCTCATATCGAATGCCATCAGGCACAGCGATGCGCCAGGAGGCAAAATAAAGGTGTCTGCAAAACAATACCAAAAAGATGAACGCTATATTGAAATTTTAGTGGCGAACGAGGGCAAGAAAATCCCACAAGAATACGCTGACCGAATATTTAAAATGTTCCAAACCCTGGAGGCACGGGATGAAAAAGAAAGTACTGGGGTGGGATTGACTATAGTGAAAAAAATCGTTGAAAACCATAGTGGCAGGGTGTGCCTACTGGACACCGCTGATTTGTTGACAACTTTTCAGGTTTTATGGCCAAAATGTTTTCAATTGGAAGCCCCATTGGCCGGGCACTAG
- a CDS encoding cytochrome C — protein MYMKFLAAVLVTLLCSGCLSSIFPGKDNPNSGDTSGLVYLDQGWDQTNKFRELSYYTPQGSHLIPYKWFLALEQPGNERLIRDPSNMNRLRFLTHRPQPEEDGALYEQLNPDGLPVGFVKDPPFKKGAPDKEGWMGFNCSACHTNQVNYKGVGIRVDGGPSMADFQGFLEEVRNALNATVADSAKFDRFAKRVNREDSSVLKEELKKFTEGFNELVRRNHSPLRYGFARLDAFGAIINEVAKNMGQPQDILPANAPVSYPFIWDAPKLDFVQWNRSVDNPIARNAGEVVGVYGEITPQLSKRPPFKSSIRLHDLFNLEQWLVKLESPKWPEEHLPKIDRPKAEKGKKLYDRYCNGCHANDLSKNMTDPKENFAGKTFIKTNGIYIEKMRTDPRMATNFAGRFFETGPVVKALMPEWKAECGKVPAGMVLGKFIRVLVGPELLKLPPEQFLEYTGYRVNPKDPEAPVDCTKATPEIKKAMLKEVLVYKARPLNGIWATAPYLHNGSVPNLYQLLLKESERDSEFCVGSREFDPVHVGFKYKPDPQKGCGNDFTFDTKLQGNLNTGHNFTSRLEEEERWQLVEYLKTL, from the coding sequence ATGTATATGAAATTTCTAGCTGCTGTATTGGTAACACTTTTATGTTCTGGATGCTTGAGTTCCATCTTTCCCGGTAAGGATAACCCGAATTCAGGGGATACCTCTGGACTGGTTTATCTGGATCAAGGTTGGGACCAAACAAATAAATTTCGAGAGCTTTCTTATTACACTCCGCAGGGTTCACACCTGATTCCCTATAAATGGTTTCTGGCTTTGGAGCAACCTGGAAATGAAAGGTTAATTCGAGATCCATCCAACATGAACCGTTTGCGGTTCCTGACACACCGACCTCAACCGGAAGAAGATGGAGCACTATATGAACAACTAAATCCGGATGGCCTGCCAGTCGGGTTTGTGAAAGATCCGCCCTTTAAAAAAGGAGCACCTGATAAAGAGGGTTGGATGGGATTCAATTGTTCCGCCTGCCACACCAATCAAGTCAATTATAAAGGCGTCGGCATTCGGGTTGATGGCGGTCCTTCAATGGCTGATTTTCAGGGATTCCTGGAAGAAGTACGCAATGCCCTCAATGCAACTGTGGCAGATAGTGCGAAATTTGATCGTTTTGCCAAAAGGGTAAACAGGGAAGACTCATCTGTTCTCAAAGAGGAGTTAAAGAAATTCACGGAAGGTTTCAATGAACTGGTTCGCAGAAACCATTCGCCTCTGCGTTACGGTTTTGCCAGGTTGGATGCATTTGGCGCGATCATAAACGAGGTCGCTAAAAATATGGGGCAACCTCAGGATATTCTTCCAGCCAATGCACCGGTCAGTTATCCTTTTATCTGGGATGCGCCAAAACTGGATTTTGTTCAATGGAACAGGTCTGTTGACAACCCGATTGCGAGAAACGCGGGAGAAGTGGTTGGTGTGTATGGAGAAATAACCCCACAGCTATCTAAACGACCTCCCTTTAAATCGAGTATACGGTTGCATGACTTGTTTAATCTGGAGCAGTGGCTGGTGAAACTGGAATCGCCAAAATGGCCGGAGGAGCATCTGCCAAAAATTGACAGGCCAAAAGCGGAGAAAGGTAAAAAGCTTTATGACCGTTATTGTAATGGATGTCACGCCAATGATTTGAGTAAAAATATGACTGACCCCAAAGAAAATTTTGCGGGAAAAACTTTCATTAAAACCAATGGAATTTACATTGAAAAAATGAGAACGGATCCGAGGATGGCTACGAACTTTGCTGGTCGGTTCTTTGAGACGGGTCCCGTAGTAAAAGCATTAATGCCGGAATGGAAAGCTGAATGCGGAAAGGTTCCGGCAGGAATGGTCCTTGGAAAATTTATCCGGGTATTAGTCGGGCCGGAATTGTTAAAACTCCCTCCTGAACAGTTTCTGGAATATACCGGCTATCGAGTAAACCCCAAGGATCCGGAAGCACCGGTTGATTGTACCAAGGCGACTCCAGAAATAAAAAAAGCCATGCTGAAAGAGGTTCTGGTGTATAAAGCGCGTCCCCTAAACGGGATCTGGGCAACTGCTCCCTATCTTCACAATGGTTCCGTGCCCAATCTGTATCAGCTCCTACTAAAAGAAAGTGAACGGGATTCGGAATTTTGCGTGGGCAGTCGAGAGTTTGATCCGGTCCATGTCGGTTTTAAATACAAACCCGATCCTCAAAAAGGTTGTGGGAATGACTTTACGTTTGATACGAAATTGCAGGGTAACCTGAACACGGGGCATAACTTCACCTCCCGTCTGGAGGAAGAGGAAAGATGGCAACTTGTTGAGTACCTGAAAACATTGTGA
- a CDS encoding deoxyribodipyrimidine photo-lyase, whose translation MKFQHAICWIRRDLRLSDHRALYEACRVSKQVSVVFVYDETILKKLKDRDDRRVTFIYECLNEIDKKLRDKGSALITVKGDPCVEIPELAAELGVDGVFCNRDYEPAAKERDEFVGDRLKGLGISFQSFKDQVVFERLEITTQAGHPFRVFTPYKNAWLKKVTEEGYREYRPNLKKLSPLKNINKFVKPFDLKSIGFEKASLWIEPGEQEGGKRFRKFLKCVGQYNESRDFPFINGTSGLSVHLRFGTVSIRKLVKGALEQDSKGAQVWLSELIWREFYQMILDRFPRVVEQTFIPKFNQIKWSGGDRFFKAWCIGQTGYPLVDAAMRQFNATGWMHNRLRMVVASFLVKDLLVDWRKGEAYFARFLLDFDLAANNGGWQWCASTGCDAQPWFRIFNPITQSTRFDPDGKFIRANVPELKNFSNKEIHFPSKCRKEAQLKAGCLIGKDYPEPLVDHSTQRLLALDLYKNF comes from the coding sequence ATGAAATTTCAACACGCCATTTGCTGGATCCGTCGCGATCTGAGGCTCTCGGATCACCGTGCCCTTTATGAAGCCTGTCGTGTTTCAAAACAGGTCAGTGTGGTGTTTGTCTATGATGAAACGATCCTGAAAAAACTTAAGGACCGGGATGACCGTCGGGTTACTTTTATTTATGAATGCCTGAATGAAATTGACAAAAAGTTAAGGGACAAGGGATCGGCTTTGATCACGGTCAAGGGAGATCCCTGCGTTGAGATTCCGGAGCTGGCTGCGGAACTTGGTGTGGATGGAGTTTTTTGCAATCGCGATTACGAACCAGCGGCGAAAGAAAGAGACGAGTTTGTTGGAGATCGTTTGAAAGGTTTGGGAATATCGTTTCAAAGCTTTAAGGATCAGGTGGTATTTGAAAGGTTGGAAATAACAACCCAGGCAGGTCATCCCTTCCGTGTGTTTACTCCTTACAAAAATGCCTGGCTAAAAAAAGTGACGGAGGAAGGCTATCGGGAATATCGTCCGAACCTTAAAAAACTATCACCGTTAAAAAATATTAATAAATTTGTTAAGCCCTTTGACCTTAAATCAATTGGTTTCGAGAAAGCATCCTTATGGATTGAACCGGGCGAGCAGGAAGGTGGAAAGCGTTTCAGAAAGTTTTTGAAATGCGTGGGGCAATATAATGAGTCGCGCGATTTCCCGTTCATCAATGGAACATCCGGATTGTCTGTCCATTTAAGGTTTGGAACGGTTAGTATTCGCAAGCTTGTTAAAGGCGCTCTTGAACAAGACTCCAAAGGAGCGCAGGTATGGCTTTCTGAATTGATATGGCGTGAATTTTATCAAATGATATTAGACAGATTCCCAAGAGTGGTCGAGCAGACATTCATTCCAAAATTCAATCAGATCAAATGGTCGGGTGGTGACAGGTTTTTTAAAGCATGGTGTATAGGCCAAACAGGGTACCCCCTGGTAGACGCTGCGATGCGGCAATTCAACGCAACAGGTTGGATGCACAACCGGCTTCGTATGGTGGTGGCTTCTTTTCTTGTAAAAGACCTGCTGGTGGATTGGAGGAAAGGGGAGGCTTACTTTGCCCGTTTTCTCCTCGACTTTGATCTGGCAGCCAACAATGGTGGATGGCAATGGTGCGCTTCTACAGGGTGCGATGCTCAGCCCTGGTTCAGAATTTTTAATCCGATAACCCAGTCCACACGGTTTGACCCGGATGGAAAGTTTATCCGGGCAAATGTGCCGGAACTGAAGAACTTTTCCAATAAAGAAATTCACTTTCCATCTAAGTGCAGGAAAGAGGCCCAGCTTAAAGCAGGTTGCTTGATCGGAAAGGATTATCCTGAGCCTCTTGTGGATCATTCGACTCAACGGCTCCTTGCTCTGGACTTGTACAAGAACTTCTAA